The Halobellus sp. MBLA0158 genome has a window encoding:
- a CDS encoding Rieske (2Fe-2S) protein: MDADRRIAAAEDVAADETIVFTAKRGFESTEGILTRLADGTVVAYTNYCPHWRDVRLDKGSGATVRNGELVCGKHGATFQKADGHCDFGPCEGAVLDTFEVTVENGDVYLTDDDWDAAEPGLSEERDLSSGGRIDF, translated from the coding sequence ATGGACGCGGACCGCCGGATCGCCGCCGCCGAGGACGTCGCCGCCGACGAGACGATCGTGTTCACCGCGAAGCGGGGCTTCGAGTCGACCGAGGGGATCCTCACCCGGCTCGCCGACGGGACGGTCGTCGCCTACACGAACTACTGCCCGCACTGGCGGGACGTCCGCCTCGACAAGGGCTCGGGCGCGACCGTCCGGAACGGTGAGCTCGTCTGCGGCAAACACGGCGCGACCTTCCAGAAAGCCGACGGCCACTGCGACTTCGGCCCCTGCGAGGGTGCCGTCCTCGACACCTTCGAGGTCACCGTCGAGAACGGCGACGTCTACCTCACCGACGACGACTGGGACGCCGCGGAACCGGGACTCTCAGAGGAGCGCGACCTCTCGTCCGGCGGCCGGATCGACTTCTGA
- a CDS encoding GtrA family protein, translated as MLRESADALLSGVRFGKFVSVGAVGAVFDMATTTALIVGFGVLGEYAKLVGAEVAIVVMFAINERWTFSELGKSGAVPTLSRFVRSNIVRSGGLAVQFLIVRALRQLSVTVPVFGFDLWQLIPIPIAIGASVVLNYVAESLLTWRVTRS; from the coding sequence ATGCTCCGGGAGTCGGCCGACGCCCTGCTCTCGGGCGTCCGCTTCGGGAAGTTCGTCTCCGTCGGCGCAGTCGGCGCCGTCTTCGATATGGCGACGACGACGGCGCTCATCGTCGGCTTCGGCGTGCTCGGCGAGTACGCGAAGCTCGTCGGCGCTGAGGTCGCGATCGTCGTGATGTTCGCGATCAACGAGCGCTGGACGTTCTCCGAACTCGGGAAGTCGGGCGCGGTCCCGACTCTGAGCCGGTTCGTCCGCTCGAACATCGTCCGAAGCGGGGGCCTCGCCGTCCAGTTCCTGATCGTCCGCGCGCTCCGACAGCTCTCGGTCACGGTTCCGGTGTTCGGCTTCGACCTCTGGCAGCTGATCCCGATCCCGATCGCGATCGGCGCCTCGGTCGTGTTGAACTACGTCGCCGAGAGCCTGCTCACCTGGCGTGTGACCCGGTCGTGA
- a CDS encoding glycosyltransferase — protein MTRAVGIVVPAYRPDPERLSGYLGALVDRLDPAVVRVELDAPRPDVRDRLAPLPDRVEIATADRRRGKGTAITAGFEALADDVDTLAFADADGSTPAPSFADVVDAVADGKADLAVGSRRHPDADVAAHQTFARRRLGDGFAWLARRMLDEPLYDYQCGAKAISADAWRDVRAHLYEPGFAWDIELVAVAGALGHRVVEVPVRWEDRPGSTVSTVGTTFRLARALVTARHRARLLGDDRLHELLDSQRDEQSLIERLAVADAEVREAD, from the coding sequence ATGACTCGCGCCGTCGGGATCGTCGTTCCCGCTTACCGCCCGGATCCCGAGCGTCTCAGCGGCTACCTCGGCGCCCTCGTCGATCGGCTCGACCCCGCGGTCGTCCGCGTCGAACTCGACGCGCCGCGGCCGGACGTCCGCGATCGGCTCGCGCCCCTCCCCGATCGCGTCGAGATCGCGACCGCCGACCGCCGGCGCGGCAAGGGCACCGCGATCACCGCGGGCTTCGAGGCGCTCGCCGACGACGTCGACACGCTTGCATTCGCCGACGCCGACGGGAGCACGCCCGCGCCCTCTTTCGCCGACGTCGTCGACGCCGTCGCCGACGGGAAGGCCGACCTCGCGGTCGGTTCGCGCCGCCACCCCGACGCGGACGTCGCCGCCCACCAGACGTTCGCCCGGCGGCGCCTGGGCGACGGCTTCGCGTGGCTCGCGCGTCGGATGCTCGACGAGCCGCTCTACGACTACCAGTGCGGCGCGAAGGCGATCAGCGCCGACGCGTGGCGGGACGTCCGCGCGCACCTCTACGAGCCCGGCTTCGCCTGGGATATCGAGCTCGTCGCCGTCGCGGGCGCGCTGGGGCACCGCGTCGTCGAGGTGCCCGTCCGCTGGGAGGACCGCCCCGGCTCGACGGTCTCGACGGTCGGGACGACGTTCCGCCTGGCCCGGGCGCTCGTGACCGCCAGACACCGTGCCCGGCTGCTCGGCGACGATCGCCTCCACGAACTGCTGGACTCCCAGCGCGACGAACAGTCGCTGATCGAACGCCTCGCCGTCGCCGACGCCGAGGTCCGCGAGGCCGACTGA
- a CDS encoding DUF2298 domain-containing protein, producing MEYALVARWLVLYAALFALGLPLAARLLPDARGRGAGLAIPIALVVLSVLAYWVGHLAWGAIALASGVLALLVASALAGLDLGALREREIRLAVDVDRDAVTDAALVFVVGFLLVVAIRSFDPAVYPVGGEKFLDFGLLKTLRRSPVLPPEDFWFANEPVKYYYGGHLTATLLGWLAATPPKFAYNLALAGFYAALLSAAFELAGAVGADRLPSLSGLSPRRARRLAGACAVLFVGVASNLATAGRFALLALPEPLRRSAAELVAAQSQYTVDRILAGADSFSYWSASRIIPGTINEFPLFAWLNGDLHAHMIGTPTLLLAAAVGYAYYRTPESALRRRRALLFAVLPPIAAWQAVQNTWSFPSVLALGWLAAVFAPAAPATLLPAALAGRLDTDADVAADASTPARLRAEVRRVGAATLAAAVAALVAAVLASPFLLGAATGAGGRSIEFLGPAMRSGFGGLLIVHGAFVVGFAAYLLARVRVERAWALVLAVGWAAYIGHRIGFAALALSVPILVLAWVGLRASRSLGYEAVLVVAGAGLVTLVELVYVKEQAGPGRMNTVFKTYMQVWVFWGTAMGVALPGLVLGAFDRGESAGGDADPDPDSRLRHAADLPWRRAGAVGLAVLLVLSTSVYGVIAVGAHFQSAPAGGATLDATQFVETQHPGYDRAIAWIDDLEGQPTIVEAPGTGYYPGGTDGRERVMYSWHANPASSLTGVPTVAGWQHEVGYRGRAAYRERVRDVDAIYTGNATVRAELLRKYEVEYVWVGPSERARYGSVSFSGAAFEAVHRSGDVTIYAVDRDALSEP from the coding sequence ATGGAGTACGCCCTCGTCGCCCGCTGGCTGGTCCTCTATGCCGCCCTCTTCGCCCTCGGCCTCCCCCTCGCGGCGCGGCTGCTCCCCGACGCGCGCGGCCGGGGCGCCGGGCTGGCGATTCCGATCGCGCTCGTCGTCCTCAGCGTCCTCGCGTACTGGGTCGGCCACCTCGCGTGGGGGGCGATCGCGCTCGCCTCGGGCGTCCTCGCGCTCCTCGTCGCCAGCGCGCTCGCGGGACTCGATCTCGGCGCCCTCCGCGAGCGTGAGATCCGCCTAGCCGTCGACGTCGACCGCGATGCCGTCACCGACGCGGCGCTCGTTTTCGTCGTCGGCTTCCTCCTCGTGGTCGCGATCCGGTCGTTCGATCCGGCGGTCTACCCCGTCGGCGGCGAGAAGTTCCTCGACTTCGGTCTCCTGAAGACGCTCCGGCGCTCGCCCGTCCTCCCGCCGGAGGACTTCTGGTTCGCGAACGAGCCGGTGAAGTACTACTACGGCGGCCACCTGACGGCGACGCTTCTGGGGTGGCTCGCCGCGACGCCGCCGAAGTTCGCCTACAACCTCGCGCTCGCGGGCTTCTACGCGGCGCTTCTCTCGGCCGCCTTCGAGCTCGCGGGCGCTGTCGGCGCCGATCGGCTGCCGTCGCTGTCTGGCCTCTCCCCGCGCCGCGCCCGCCGCCTCGCGGGCGCGTGTGCGGTCCTCTTCGTCGGCGTCGCGAGCAACCTCGCCACCGCGGGTCGGTTCGCCCTGCTCGCGCTTCCCGAACCGCTCCGGCGCTCGGCCGCCGAACTGGTCGCGGCACAGAGCCAGTACACCGTCGATCGGATCCTCGCCGGCGCCGACTCCTTCTCGTACTGGAGCGCCTCGCGGATCATTCCGGGGACGATCAACGAGTTCCCCCTGTTCGCGTGGCTGAACGGTGACCTCCACGCGCATATGATCGGCACGCCGACGCTGCTCCTGGCCGCGGCCGTCGGCTACGCGTACTACCGGACGCCAGAGTCGGCGCTGCGGCGGCGACGCGCGCTCCTGTTCGCCGTGCTCCCGCCGATCGCGGCCTGGCAGGCCGTCCAGAACACCTGGAGCTTCCCGAGCGTCCTCGCGCTCGGGTGGCTCGCGGCGGTCTTCGCGCCCGCCGCCCCGGCGACGTTGCTCCCGGCGGCGCTCGCGGGTCGGCTCGACACCGACGCGGACGTCGCTGCGGACGCCTCGACTCCCGCGCGGCTCCGCGCCGAAGTCCGCCGCGTCGGCGCGGCGACGCTGGCGGCGGCCGTCGCGGCCCTCGTCGCCGCCGTGCTGGCGTCGCCGTTCCTGCTCGGCGCCGCGACCGGCGCGGGCGGCCGCTCGATCGAGTTCCTCGGCCCGGCGATGCGGAGCGGCTTCGGCGGCCTCCTCATCGTCCACGGCGCGTTCGTCGTCGGCTTCGCCGCGTACCTCCTCGCGCGGGTGCGCGTCGAGCGCGCCTGGGCGCTCGTCCTCGCGGTCGGTTGGGCCGCGTACATCGGCCACCGGATCGGCTTCGCGGCGCTCGCCCTGTCGGTGCCGATCCTCGTGCTCGCGTGGGTCGGCCTGCGCGCGTCGCGGTCGCTGGGCTACGAGGCCGTCCTCGTCGTCGCCGGCGCGGGACTCGTCACGCTCGTCGAACTGGTCTACGTGAAGGAACAGGCCGGACCGGGCCGGATGAACACCGTGTTCAAGACGTATATGCAGGTGTGGGTCTTCTGGGGCACGGCGATGGGCGTCGCCCTCCCCGGGCTCGTCCTGGGTGCCTTCGACCGCGGAGAGAGCGCGGGGGGTGACGCCGATCCTGACCCCGACTCGCGGCTCCGGCACGCCGCCGACCTCCCCTGGCGTCGCGCCGGCGCGGTCGGCCTCGCGGTCCTGCTCGTTCTCTCGACGAGCGTCTACGGCGTCATCGCGGTCGGCGCGCACTTCCAGTCCGCTCCCGCCGGCGGCGCGACGCTGGACGCGACGCAGTTCGTGGAGACCCAGCATCCCGGCTACGACCGGGCGATCGCGTGGATCGACGACCTGGAGGGCCAGCCGACGATCGTCGAGGCGCCGGGGACGGGCTACTACCCCGGCGGGACCGACGGCCGCGAGCGGGTGATGTACTCCTGGCACGCGAACCCCGCCTCCAGCCTGACCGGCGTGCCGACCGTCGCCGGGTGGCAACACGAGGTGGGCTACCGCGGGAGAGCGGCGTACCGGGAGCGCGTCCGCGACGTCGACGCGATCTACACGGGGAACGCGACGGTCCGCGCGGAGTTACTCCGAAAGTACGAGGTGGAGTACGTGTGGGTCGGGCCGAGCGAGCGCGCCCGCTACGGGTCGGTGTCGTTCTCGGGGGCGGCGTTCGAGGCGGTCCACCGCTCCGGCGACGTGACGATCTACGCCGTCGACCGCGACGCGCTCTCGGAACCGTAG
- a CDS encoding HAH_0734 family protein codes for MKKVIIRGDPDINRGATIEVDGEEVVCFSIDRQGDYHGPDRPQLWCTVGTEDERETFEKRQFVPHFLDVVAVDAEAIDVISKRGA; via the coding sequence ATGAAGAAGGTCATCATTCGCGGCGACCCGGACATCAACCGCGGCGCGACCATCGAGGTCGACGGCGAGGAGGTCGTCTGCTTCTCGATCGACCGCCAGGGCGACTACCACGGTCCGGACCGCCCGCAGCTGTGGTGTACCGTCGGCACCGAAGACGAACGGGAGACCTTCGAGAAGCGGCAGTTCGTCCCGCACTTCCTGGACGTCGTCGCGGTCGACGCCGAGGCGATCGACGTCATCTCGAAGCGCGGCGCGTAA
- a CDS encoding 50S ribosomal protein L44e, with product MEMPRRFNTYCPNCDGHHEHEVEKVRTGRSTGMKWNARQTRRGKAVIGNAGKFSKVPGGDKPTKKTHLKYICSDCGKAHMREGWRAGRLTFQE from the coding sequence ATGGAGATGCCACGCCGATTCAACACGTACTGCCCGAACTGCGACGGGCACCACGAGCACGAGGTCGAGAAGGTCCGGACGGGCCGCTCGACCGGAATGAAGTGGAACGCGCGGCAGACCCGCCGCGGCAAAGCGGTCATCGGGAACGCCGGGAAGTTCTCGAAGGTGCCCGGTGGCGACAAGCCGACGAAGAAGACCCACCTGAAGTACATCTGCTCGGACTGCGGCAAGGCCCACATGCGCGAGGGCTGGCGCGCGGGCCGACTCACGTTCCAGGAGTAA
- a CDS encoding 30S ribosomal protein S27e: MAGNFYRVQCPDCDNEQVVFGKASTTVNCAVCGTTLATPTGGDADIHGEVVETVERRSADAEAEA, translated from the coding sequence ATGGCAGGGAACTTCTACCGCGTGCAGTGTCCGGACTGCGACAACGAACAGGTCGTCTTCGGCAAGGCCTCGACGACCGTCAACTGCGCCGTCTGCGGGACGACGCTGGCGACGCCGACCGGCGGCGACGCCGACATCCACGGCGAGGTCGTCGAGACGGTCGAGCGCCGCTCGGCCGACGCCGAGGCCGAGGCATAA
- a CDS encoding translation initiation factor IF-2 subunit alpha, producing the protein MKYSGWPESGDLVVGEVDEITDFGVFVDLDEYEDKRGLCHISEVASGWIKNVRDHVREGQTVVAKVLEVDEGSQQIDLSIKDVNEHQRKEKIQDWKNEQKADNWMEIAFGDDVTDERYGAIANALLVDFESLYDAFESAAIHGADALEDVDLDDEEIEAIVETARQNVSVPYVNVTGYVDLRCPTGDGVDRIKEALQAAEGEDVPEEIDLEVTYVGAPEYRIRVQAPDYKTAEDALEAAADRASDSIIADGGTAEYHRERREDEE; encoded by the coding sequence ATGAAGTACAGCGGATGGCCCGAATCGGGTGATCTCGTCGTCGGCGAAGTCGACGAGATCACGGACTTCGGGGTCTTCGTCGACCTCGACGAGTACGAGGACAAGCGCGGCCTCTGTCACATCAGCGAGGTCGCAAGCGGCTGGATCAAGAACGTCCGCGACCACGTCCGCGAGGGACAGACGGTCGTCGCGAAGGTCCTGGAGGTCGACGAGGGCTCCCAGCAGATCGACCTCTCGATCAAGGACGTAAACGAGCACCAGCGCAAGGAGAAGATCCAGGACTGGAAGAACGAGCAGAAGGCCGACAACTGGATGGAGATCGCCTTCGGCGACGACGTCACCGACGAGCGCTACGGCGCCATCGCGAACGCGCTGCTCGTCGATTTCGAGTCCCTCTACGACGCCTTCGAGTCGGCGGCGATCCACGGCGCGGACGCGCTCGAGGACGTCGACCTCGACGACGAGGAGATCGAGGCGATCGTCGAGACCGCCCGCCAGAACGTCTCGGTCCCCTACGTGAACGTCACGGGCTACGTCGACCTCCGGTGTCCGACCGGCGACGGCGTCGACCGGATCAAGGAGGCGCTCCAGGCCGCAGAAGGCGAGGACGTCCCCGAGGAGATCGATCTGGAAGTCACCTACGTCGGCGCGCCGGAGTACCGGATCCGCGTGCAGGCGCCCGACTACAAGACCGCCGAGGACGCGCTCGAAGCCGCGGCCGACCGCGCCAGCGACTCGATCATCGCCGACGGCGGCACCGCGGAGTACCACCGCGAGCGGCGCGAAGACGAAGAGTAG
- a CDS encoding RNA-protein complex protein Nop10 encodes MKSDIRVCSAWRDVHDRPVYSLSDTCPDCGAATENSAPAPFDPEDAYGEYRRALKRRGRE; translated from the coding sequence ATGAAATCCGACATCCGGGTCTGTTCGGCGTGGCGCGACGTCCACGACCGCCCGGTGTACTCGCTCTCCGATACCTGTCCCGACTGCGGCGCGGCGACCGAAAACTCCGCGCCGGCCCCGTTCGACCCCGAAGACGCCTACGGCGAGTACCGACGCGCTCTTAAACGCCGCGGCCGCGAGTGA
- a CDS encoding proteasome assembly chaperone family protein: MDDIEVETVAEPDLRDPVLIEGLPGVGHVGKLAAEHLLEEFDSEVVARVFSDEFPPQVAVDDDGVAELACAEFHAVETADRDLLVLTGDHQAQSHSGHYHLTDAFLDVAESHGVSEIYALGGVPTGELVEEPDVLGAVSDAADIEALEDAAVEFREGEPAGGIVGVSGLLLGLGERRDFRAACLMGETSGYLVDPTSAQAVLEVLETVVGFEVGYDSLEERAEEMKEVAEKIQEMQNQQQGMPTDDDLRYIG, from the coding sequence ATGGACGACATCGAGGTCGAGACGGTCGCAGAGCCCGATCTGCGCGATCCGGTGCTGATCGAGGGGCTCCCGGGCGTCGGGCACGTCGGAAAGTTGGCCGCAGAGCACCTGCTGGAGGAATTCGACTCCGAGGTCGTCGCCCGCGTGTTCTCCGACGAGTTCCCGCCACAGGTCGCCGTCGATGACGACGGCGTCGCCGAACTCGCCTGCGCGGAGTTCCACGCCGTCGAGACGGCCGACCGCGACCTGCTGGTCCTGACCGGCGACCACCAGGCGCAGTCGCACTCGGGCCACTACCACCTCACCGACGCCTTCCTCGACGTCGCCGAGTCCCACGGCGTGAGCGAGATCTACGCCCTCGGCGGCGTCCCCACGGGCGAGCTCGTCGAGGAGCCGGACGTCCTCGGCGCCGTCAGCGACGCCGCCGACATCGAGGCACTCGAAGACGCGGCTGTGGAGTTCCGCGAGGGCGAGCCCGCCGGCGGCATCGTCGGCGTGAGCGGCCTGCTCTTGGGCCTCGGCGAGCGCCGCGACTTCCGCGCGGCGTGTCTGATGGGCGAGACCAGCGGCTACCTCGTCGACCCCACGAGCGCGCAGGCGGTCCTCGAAGTCCTCGAAACCGTCGTCGGCTTCGAGGTCGGCTACGACTCCCTCGAAGAGCGGGCCGAGGAGATGAAGGAAGTCGCAGAAAAGATCCAGGAGATGCAGAACCAACAGCAGGGGATGCCGACCGACGACGACCTGCGGTACATCGGCTGA
- a CDS encoding PhzF family phenazine biosynthesis protein, which translates to MDTRRALLVDAFADEPLAGNAAGVVPAAGDLSEEQMRAIARELAVSETAFLRPSTTADRRLRYFSPSQEVDLCGHATIATYAHLREAGEVEPGEHTVETNVGVLDVEVEADGTVWMSQDRPRVERVDVDYDRLGTALGIDPAALRDVGADAPVAVASTGLPFLIVPVNFLENLSRADPDPDAVETLTDEHDAAGVYAFTFDALEGDSTLHARAFAPSLGISEDPVTGTAAGACGAYLREVGAFDDFPDEMVFEQGHFLDRPGRIRVEAKTGVRVGGRGVTSFDGRLAVPDDEDDGIIEA; encoded by the coding sequence ATGGACACCCGTCGCGCGCTCCTGGTCGACGCCTTCGCCGACGAGCCGCTCGCCGGCAACGCCGCCGGGGTCGTGCCGGCGGCCGGCGACCTCTCAGAGGAACAGATGCGGGCGATCGCCCGCGAGCTCGCCGTCAGCGAGACGGCCTTCCTCCGCCCCTCGACGACCGCCGACCGCCGGCTGCGGTACTTCTCGCCGAGCCAGGAGGTCGACCTCTGCGGCCACGCGACGATCGCCACCTACGCGCACCTCCGCGAGGCCGGCGAGGTCGAGCCCGGCGAGCACACGGTCGAGACGAACGTCGGCGTCCTCGACGTCGAGGTCGAAGCCGACGGCACCGTCTGGATGAGCCAGGACCGGCCGCGCGTCGAGCGGGTCGACGTCGACTACGACCGCCTGGGGACGGCGCTCGGTATCGACCCCGCCGCGCTCCGGGACGTCGGCGCCGACGCGCCCGTCGCGGTCGCCTCCACCGGTCTGCCGTTCCTGATCGTGCCGGTGAACTTCCTGGAGAATCTGAGCCGGGCCGACCCCGACCCCGACGCGGTCGAGACGCTCACCGACGAACACGACGCGGCGGGCGTCTATGCGTTCACCTTCGACGCGCTGGAGGGCGATTCGACGCTCCACGCCCGGGCGTTCGCGCCCTCGCTCGGGATCTCCGAGGACCCGGTCACCGGCACCGCCGCCGGGGCCTGCGGCGCGTACCTCCGCGAGGTCGGCGCCTTCGACGACTTCCCCGACGAGATGGTCTTCGAGCAGGGCCACTTTCTCGATCGGCCGGGGCGGATTCGCGTCGAAGCGAAGACGGGAGTCAGAGTCGGCGGCCGCGGCGTGACCTCGTTCGACGGGCGGCTGGCGGTGCCCGACGACGAGGATGACGGCATCATCGAAGCCTGA
- a CDS encoding phosphoribosyltransferase, whose product MGDLPDQFNCTITNWEYIYGLCRDVADQVKAADFEPDVVVALARGGWFAGRCICDFLGLDDLTSLKMEHYVGTAQKSDEPEVRYPMPEGSVEGKDVLIIDDIADTGGSIERAYEYVTDRAAGEVRTATLQLLQTSAFEPDFVGERLEEWTWIVYPWNFIEDMIDLVSGVMEKADAETFEVEDIRHYLSEYHSVDRIEMEIAQPGRMDEVMTEMDRRGYVESADGAAWRLVDDSGA is encoded by the coding sequence ATGGGCGACCTGCCCGATCAGTTCAACTGCACGATCACTAACTGGGAGTACATCTACGGGCTCTGCCGCGACGTCGCAGACCAGGTGAAGGCCGCGGACTTCGAGCCGGACGTCGTCGTCGCGCTGGCCCGCGGCGGGTGGTTCGCGGGCCGGTGCATCTGTGACTTCCTCGGCCTCGACGACCTCACGAGCCTGAAGATGGAACACTACGTCGGCACCGCCCAGAAGTCTGACGAGCCCGAGGTCCGCTACCCGATGCCGGAGGGCAGCGTCGAGGGCAAGGACGTCCTCATCATCGACGACATCGCCGACACCGGCGGGTCGATCGAGCGCGCCTACGAGTACGTGACCGACCGCGCCGCCGGCGAGGTGCGGACGGCGACGCTCCAGCTCCTCCAGACGAGCGCCTTCGAGCCCGACTTCGTCGGCGAACGACTGGAAGAGTGGACCTGGATCGTCTACCCCTGGAACTTCATCGAGGATATGATCGACCTGGTCTCGGGCGTGATGGAGAAGGCCGACGCCGAGACCTTCGAGGTCGAGGACATCCGTCATTACCTCTCCGAATATCACTCCGTCGACCGGATCGAGATGGAGATCGCCCAGCCCGGCCGGATGGACGAGGTGATGACCGAGATGGACCGCCGCGGCTACGTCGAGTCTGCCGACGGAGCGGCCTGGCGGCTGGTCGACGATTCCGGGGCGTAA
- a CDS encoding AEC family transporter has product MVSLVSVFATAILPIVAVGGVGYLLGRVRDVETDGINTLLVYVLVPALIFHSLATTTLAESTLVRITVAILAFHILAIAVAELAGRLFGASERALGAIVLVAAFGNTGNYGIPVSNFAFGATGRATAVIFLTVQSVLIWTVGVYIASRGNAQSRLDGLRRVFGVPLVYAVAAALLARAIGVVPPTGSSAMSTIQLAGDASIPVMLLVLGIQLARTDIGSTLSAVGGVVVLKMLVAPLLGIGIALAVGFSEPAVARTFVLESAMPSAVTAVILAAEFADGEVAGVPVTEFVSTAIFATTLVSVITLTALIAVLESGVVV; this is encoded by the coding sequence GTGGTCTCTCTGGTCTCCGTCTTTGCGACCGCCATCCTCCCGATCGTCGCCGTCGGCGGCGTCGGCTACCTGCTCGGCCGGGTTCGGGACGTCGAGACCGACGGGATAAACACCCTCTTGGTCTACGTGCTCGTCCCGGCGCTCATCTTCCACAGCCTGGCGACGACGACGCTCGCGGAATCGACGCTCGTGCGGATCACCGTCGCTATCCTGGCGTTCCACATCCTCGCGATCGCCGTCGCCGAGCTGGCGGGCCGGCTCTTCGGCGCGTCCGAACGAGCCCTGGGAGCCATCGTGCTGGTCGCGGCGTTCGGCAACACCGGCAACTACGGCATCCCCGTCTCGAACTTCGCGTTCGGCGCGACGGGCCGGGCGACGGCGGTCATCTTCCTCACCGTCCAGTCGGTCCTCATCTGGACCGTCGGCGTCTACATCGCCTCGCGCGGGAACGCCCAGAGCCGCCTCGATGGCCTCCGCCGGGTGTTCGGCGTGCCGCTCGTCTACGCCGTCGCGGCCGCGTTGCTCGCCCGTGCGATCGGCGTGGTGCCGCCGACCGGCTCCTCCGCGATGTCGACGATCCAGCTCGCCGGCGACGCCTCGATCCCGGTGATGCTGCTGGTGCTCGGCATCCAACTCGCGCGGACGGACATCGGCTCGACGCTGTCGGCGGTCGGCGGCGTCGTGGTGCTGAAGATGCTCGTCGCTCCGCTGCTCGGGATCGGCATCGCGCTCGCGGTCGGCTTCTCCGAGCCCGCGGTCGCGCGGACGTTCGTGCTCGAATCCGCGATGCCGTCGGCGGTGACGGCCGTGATCCTCGCCGCGGAGTTCGCCGATGGAGAGGTCGCGGGCGTCCCCGTCACGGAGTTCGTCTCGACGGCGATCTTCGCGACCACCCTCGTCTCGGTGATAACGCTGACGGCACTCATCGCCGTCCTAGAGAGCGGCGTCGTCGTGTGA
- the mtnP gene encoding S-methyl-5'-thioadenosine phosphorylase, whose translation MAIGFIGGSGIYDALPLRNTREVDIDTPFGKPSAPLTVGEFGDTGREVAFVPRHGVDHEYSPTTLPYRANIFALKKLGVTHVIASNAVGSLREDLPPQTLVLPDQIYDRTKHRDLTFFDEDVVVHQQFAEPYCAELNGILAEAAESATDADVVRGGTYVCIEGPQFSTRAESEFYRSQGWDVIGMTTIPEAKLAREAELAYATITGVTDYDVWKEDSEVSLEEVLENAAANETAIKETVEAAIRALPADHECDCHSALAGTVNTPDEAIPASTKDALEPLLGEYVD comes from the coding sequence ATGGCCATCGGATTCATCGGCGGCAGCGGCATCTACGACGCCCTGCCGTTGCGAAACACGCGCGAAGTCGACATCGACACGCCGTTCGGGAAGCCCTCGGCACCGCTCACCGTTGGGGAGTTCGGCGACACCGGCCGCGAGGTCGCCTTCGTCCCGCGACACGGCGTCGACCACGAGTACTCGCCCACGACGCTGCCGTACCGCGCGAACATCTTCGCGCTGAAGAAGCTCGGCGTCACCCACGTCATCGCCTCGAACGCCGTCGGGAGCCTCCGCGAGGACCTCCCCCCGCAGACGCTCGTGCTCCCGGACCAAATCTACGACCGGACCAAGCACCGCGACCTGACGTTCTTCGACGAGGACGTCGTCGTCCACCAGCAGTTCGCCGAGCCCTACTGCGCGGAGTTGAACGGAATCCTCGCCGAGGCGGCCGAGTCCGCGACCGACGCCGACGTCGTCCGCGGCGGTACCTACGTCTGCATCGAGGGCCCGCAGTTCTCGACGCGCGCCGAGAGCGAGTTCTACCGCTCGCAGGGCTGGGACGTCATCGGGATGACGACGATCCCGGAGGCGAAGCTCGCCCGCGAGGCCGAACTGGCCTACGCGACGATCACGGGCGTCACCGACTACGACGTCTGGAAGGAAGACAGCGAGGTCTCCTTGGAGGAGGTGCTTGAGAACGCCGCCGCGAACGAGACCGCGATCAAAGAGACCGTCGAGGCTGCCATCCGGGCACTCCCCGCGGACCACGAGTGCGACTGTCACTCGGCGCTGGCGGGCACCGTCAACACGCCCGACGAGGCGATCCCGGCCTCGACGAAGGACGCGCTGGAGCCGCTGCTCGGCGAATACGTCGACTGA